The following proteins come from a genomic window of Meles meles chromosome 1, mMelMel3.1 paternal haplotype, whole genome shotgun sequence:
- the ZNF691 gene encoding zinc finger protein 691, which translates to MGSEKEQNPEQHLPEEEDWGEPWRVDDSEGFQIPDGEKERRQESPSECLPEVHPKKPWQKVTVPAGEPGGPTAHPRPETDEKPFTCAQCGKTFNNTSNLRTHQRIHTGEKPYKCSECGKSFSRSSNRIRHERIHLEEKHYKCPKCQESFRRRSDLTTHQQDHLGKRPYRCDTCGKSFSQSATLAVHHRTHLEPAPYICCECGKSFSNSSSFGVHHRTHTGERPYECAECGRTFSDISNFGAHQRTHRGEKPYWCTLCGKHFSRSSNLIRHQKTHTGEQAARDAS; encoded by the coding sequence ATGGGCAGTGAGAAGGAGCAGAATCCAGAACAGCACCTGCCTGAGGAAGAGGACTGGGGTGAGCCCTGGAGAGTGGATGACTCGGAGGGTTTTCAGATCCCAGATGGGGAGAAAGAGCGCAGGCAGGAGAGCCCTTCAGAGTGTCTGCCAGAGGTCCATCCCAAAAAGCCATGGCAGAAAGTCACTGTTCCCGCCGGAGAGCCTGGGGGCCCCACGGCTCACCCGAGGCCCGAGACCGATGAGAAGCCCTTCACATGcgcccagtgtgggaaaaccttcaaTAACACCTCCAACCTGAGAACGCACCAGCGCATCCACACGGGCGAGAAGCCTTACAAGTGCTCCGAATGCGGCAAGAGCTTCTCGAGGAGCTCCAACCGCATTCGCCATGAGCGGATCCATCTGGAAGAGAAGCACTACAAATGTCCCAAGTGTCAGGAGAGCTTCCGGCGGCGCTCGGACCTCACCACACACCAGCAGGACCACCTGGGCAAGCGGCCGTACCGCTGCGACACCTGCGGCAAGAGCTTCAGCCAGAGCGCCACGCTGGCCGTGCACCACCGGACCCACCTGGAGCCCGCGCCCTACATCTGCTGCGAGTGTGGCAAGAGCTTCAGCAACAGCTCCAGCTTCGGCGTGCACCACCGCACGCACACCGGCGAGCGGCCCTACGAGTGTGCCGAGTGCGGGCGGACCTTCAGCGACATCTCCAACTTTGGGGCCCACCAGAGGACCCACAGAGGGGAAAAACCCTACTGGTGCACGCTGTGCGGGAAACACTTCTCCCGGAGCTCGAATCTTATCCGCCACCAGAAAACGCACACAGGCGAGCAGGCCGCCAGAGACGCCAGCTGA